Below is a genomic region from Helicoverpa armigera isolate CAAS_96S chromosome 12, ASM3070526v1, whole genome shotgun sequence.
ATGAACCTAAGTACTACTTAAAGACTCCACAAAACCTGTGAGCCAATTAATTATGTGGTAAGCTCCGAATAGTTCCGTCCAGCTTAGGTTTGGATCAAGAGAGACACTTCAAACCCTTGCCAAGAGTTTAGCTTCAATCCCCCATCGTACCGTACATACGGCTTTTGTCCACCTCAGGCATGTACGACTAATCTTCTTTCGATTTTAAACTTGagcataaaaaacaaatgaaaggtattatgtacctatttataaccaCGTTTCTGATACGTGCAGtaaatcgtaaaaaaaaaaaagggaaaatatttgatgtgccaaaaatattaataaattctcaAGAGTTCGAAACGTTCCGTTTATTTTTAGGTCTCATGGGAATTCCACGACATTCTCATAATTAATTTGACTACTGTCTGAATATATCTTGGTCGCCAGCGCTTCTGACTAATGGTGTACGAAAATATCATGAATgttatctacataaatatagttTATGCTATTATGTTAAAAGATTTTGTCATAATGTGtgagaataaaagaaaatatgaagaaGAAATAATGCTCGAACCTCAGGCTTCTTGTATGCCAATGTCACATTCTTCCTGACTCCTCACTGTCTGTAAGGACCATTCGATATACACGTTGTTATAATAAGAGACCAATTGCTTTGGAATCTTTCCAGGAAACGATCAGGATTCAGATATTGCATCTTGCGCAATTGAATCTAGTAACATCTTCTACTAAACCcacacctttttttttaacgacgtcaaaaatcgtcaaatgacccctcccgctgtgggttagcagcggtgatgggagtgtcagactcttactgactaaaaaccgtcgtgttccgtcgtaggtaatttatgtaccagggccgcagtatCTCTTCCGAACAACCCGCAGACTAAACCCACATCTCACTCCTACAACTTTGTTCTATTTCTAATACCTTTAGCTAACCAGCTGTTGCTTCGTTTCCAGAGAAGGGCATGTACCTGGGGTCACCGTGCGAGTTCACGTGCAACCCGAAGCTCATGCACGTGTACTGTGACCCCACCACGACGACCTGCCAGTGTGACCCCAAGCACCCCGTCTCCGTGGGGGTGGCACAGGGATGCGCTAAAGGTATGACATCATCTATAGTGTGGTTAGTGGAAACAAGCcaaaaactaagtaaaaaaGGCAAAAGTTTAAAGTCTAAATCGTTCATTGAAATTAGGCTAATTAAGTGACCACTTTTTTACGTCAAAAAGTAGATAAGGATAACACTCCCAAAAACACTTGCATCGAATCCTAACTCTATGGCTAGAAAGAAGATGGTGGTATGCCTAGAAAGAAGAAACGATGATGAACTTCTAGCAATTCGGCTTTCATTTACattattcaatttcaatttttacTCATCTACAAAATCATCTACGTATAAGTAGTGTGATAAGCAGAAATAAGACTTAACATAAAGTGTAGAATTTTGACCCATAGCTCCGAGCACGATACAAAAGCGTGCTTGTATCTCATTTCAATTTCTAACTATGTATTCTTCTTTTCGTGCAAGTGGTAACGTCTGCGATGTTAAACCAAACAGCATTTGCATATAATTAACATGCTTTAACTCGCTGTCTCGATGTCCAGAACCTCaacatttcttaaataaatatgaagaaaatgtaTGACGTCCTTTCGACCTTAAATAGGTTAGACATCACAATATCACATTTCAGAAATTGATTACAAAAGCCGTAACGAATATTTGACATCACGTTTCCAAAACCTTTGTTAAACGTCACGTGTCTTCGCAATAGAAACCTCAGAATAATACTTGTTGGAATAAAACTGTTCAATCGTTTCCATTATTTGTGAGTTTGTGAGCCTTCGAGCCGGGAACTCCCAAGGTCTCCTTTTATCCCTTTTAGAACAAGTTGCGTTGTTCAAAACTTGGGTGAACAACTGATAGACTGTTGTACAAGTATATTGTGTTTTGCTGAATGTTAGATAACATTCTACTTTGCTGTATTGAAATATTGGCTATTTaggtgtttttgtttgtattttcagCGAAGAAATTGGGTGAGCAGTGTTTCTACCGGGAGACGTGTAAGGCGTTCGACACCCACGCGTCGTGTGTGCAGGTCAACCACAACGCGTACTGCCAGTGCGACGCCGGGTACCACCAGACCAGCCACACCAGACCCACTTCCAGAATCTTCTGCACCGAAGGTAACTTCATTTGAATAAACTGTTCAACTGTTGGACTAGATTAGTTACAGCACCAAAGCATTACGAATATTCGACATCAAACTGTGAAGTCTGAAACTGTGAAGGACCACCTGAAAGGAGTTATCTTAAAGACAATAGTCATACAGTATAGAGgagtcttttgaaaacttcGATTGTTATATGTAGAAAACTGTCTTTTCTGTCTCCAGACCTGGTGTTGCTGACGGCCGACATGCCGACGCTGCTGGGCGTGGCGTCGGGCATCTTCGTGCTAGGCGGGCTGCTGTGCATGGTGCTGCACCTGTACACCAAGGCGCGCTACCACCCCACGCACCTCGCCGACGCCAGGCTCACGCCGCCCTGTCTCTACTCGCTCAATGATACAGGTCGGATAGATGCGTCTGCTAGAACTTAAATGGTTTTAAGCTAGCCTGTATATGATAGACAGTCTTTAATGTACGCAGATAAGTAAAAATTGAAACCCAATTGTAATTCTAATGTCCAATAGTAGTTTAAGCTCAAAATATCTTAGCCTGTGCTAGTCTGGACCTTTTGTTGTAATGTACATATTGTACATAGGAGTTTGTGTGTCGCTATGAGCTAGTGTGTGCGCAGGAGGCACGCTGAGCGCGACGCGCGCGTCGTCCCGCGCGTCGTCGCGCAGCGGCTGCACGAGCGGCACGCTGGAGGCGGAGACGAGCTCGCGGCGCGCGtcgcggcgcggcgtggcggTGTCGGCGTCGCGCGCAGGTGCGGCGCGCACGGCGGCCATCTTGCTCATCTCGCGCCACCTCAGGGCCGTAAGGCGGGACGGCGGCGCGCACCCGCCTAAGTGCGCCGCCAAAGGTGATCTGGATAATGTATGCGGCGCGGTCCCATCATCTGCACGTCTCGGTGTCCGGCCCCGCCGGCTCCCGTGCCCGGCCTCCATGCCGGCCGGCTCCGGAACATTGGGACCTGATCTCGTTCGAACGACTGAGATTTTAAGGAATCTTTCATTGATATGCATGTGACAACTGTCAGTGATCTGAAGTTTATCAAATAGTTAAACTTCAGCTCATGGCACTTTACAGTTTAATTTAAGGACAGACAATCAGAGAGTAACCACAACCCAAAACAAGCAACAAAATTCCAAAGCCATCTCTCTGAGACTGTGAGCCCTAGGAGCAGGCGCGGCATGGGGGGAGGGCGGGCGCATGTGTCGTCGTCGGCCGTGTCCGTTAGATGTTGCGTCTCGGTGTTAGCGACCAGGACTGACTCCAGTCTGCGACTGACCACCACTCCACCGCCGAATATGCTGAAATAAATCCAATGGTGTTGAATATTCGTGCATTTTGGCACTTGAGCAATCCCACAGGTATTGGAATTTGGATACCACCAATTCCCTTTAACGTCCTGAGTTCAATGATTTCGAGTCTGCAAAATATCCATCAATATGCAACCACCCAACAATGAAGGCTCTGTCAACACAAAGAAGTAAGGGATATATTGATCGTTTTATTTAGACCCGTTGATCGTCTATCctctttatttacctacatacatacactgGATACTAAAAGAGGCTAAGCTATTAACACTTATTTTTCATAAAGGGCCTGCAATACCATGCCATGACCTAACAAATTCTGAAATATTCCACGAATATGTGCAGGAAAATTTTATGTTCAACTTCAGTAACTGAAGTTTCCTGTTTACCACATTGATGTctattaatatttcaagaacCTATTCTTTGATTTCTTGTCTCTCGAGCGTTGATGCTCTTACATCATTCCACGTTTCACGTTGAAGTGTTTCCACGCTAGGTTGTTGTTCTCAGCATATTTGGCGGCAGTCATTTCTGGCGTAAGTACGGCTTACTGTGTGTGAGGCTTTACTCGTGGCTGCGGCTTGTGGAGCGTGGCGCGACAGTCGCAGGATGAAGTGCGGCGCGAGCAAGATGGCCATGGTCCTTTCTGTCTTTCTATTTCCCACACGCCTTATTTGTATGTGCTAACGAAACTGAAGATGAAAAATCATGACTTGAAGATGGCAGACTTTGCCagaaatgtaaatgtatgtattttcaatttgCTTCACACTTTACACAGTGCTGCATGGAAGTTGATCGCTTCGACTGATTCCATTTTCTGACACAATTACTAAAATAACACCGATATTAATCAGGATATTTTATATTCTCACAAAGTCACACAGTTTAAACTCTTAGCTTGTACTCAACATGAACGCAGTCAGGATCATGCAATCGATATCGATAGTCACAATTCACACGCTCTTGCAGCTGACCTCGAACAATAACTCTGCGATTGACATACATGTAGTACTGTTCGCACAATCGGAGGTGGGCGAAAGCTTCAGTTTCATGGGCCCAACGCCCCTGACGACCTCACTGGATAAAACTTTTATCGGgaacataaatattgaaaatatatgaGGATCTCATACACTTTTGATGTTTTGGTTGCCGCTAATGGGGTTACGAAGTGCCTTCGTCAAGGGGTGTCACTGCTTCTTCGCTTATATTTGTTACACCTCACTGGCTGTGCATGTAAGCGTACGCTTTCACTCACCTATATGTTCTTTGGAGCCCAACATAAGTACAGATTGACAAACACATAATTTTCAAGGGTTTCAATTACTTACCCACTCTCAAAAATGACACgaataaaatctgaattttactTTTCCCTGATCGAAACTCAAATTTCCCAAACGGACATCTTAAAATCATTTCCTATCTCAGTAAGATCTTCAAAGAAAATTCCGGCAACTATTGATATGTGTGATTCCTCAAAGGTGAACGCCTCAATCTAAGTTAACAGTTCCAAACATCAATGATCATTCTATGTATCTGTTATActatttctgaaacaaatatctTCAAATGTTGGACAaggataatgttttatttttcaattatgtaGTTTGGCTATTTCCAACATTCTTCCGAATAATCTGTGAGTAGTTAGATGGAACCTGAGTAGTTCCAAGTATTTAGACATTGCTGTGATTACAAGTATTTAGGACCTACACCTTACATTTAAGAGTATTAAACTCATGACGAGTTGTTTAGGTACTGACTGTTGTCTCCTCATGtatttaaacatatattttgatCATTGCTAACCGCTTCGCTACCTGTTCGTTCTACGTGATGCTAActgtaaatatcaattttgaaatatttaaaagaaaacccCATGAAATTAATGGATCCCACAACTTTAAGATAAGCTTTCACAACTTCCACGGCTGTACATTATATGTTACAACTCTTTGAAGATAAGACAAGTATCAAGCGCTTCTCACAACACACAAAATGATACTAAAGAACAAAAAGTAGCACGCATCACCTGTTCCCTTCTGTACCACAAGCAGTCCTAATTGTGTGCCTTCCCCGCAGGTTCGCGACGTCCAAGTCTAACCTCCGTGCAGAGCAGTTCATCGTCTATCCGAAGCTACAGCGCTCGGCGTTGGGAGAGAGAACGAGAGCAGAAGGAGAGGAGACAGATGAGCATGCGACTGGCGCAGCTGCACGACAAGATGGCGGCCGGGCGCGACGTGCCCAAGCACGCGCCCACGCCGTCGCCGCGCTCGCCCAACAACTCCACAGATGGACTGCTACCGTCTGTATGTGAGATTAGAGAAGTATGATCATTCCTCCTGTCCTTCTGTAGTGGAGACGACGAAGTAAGGTTAGATGCTGTCGAATTTCACGAAGGAATTAGATAggtaaattacttaaatattcaaatgaagcGTGGACTAAATGGGAAGTCGTTAGTTCTTTAGATACATAGACTTTCTCTCAAATAATTCAGCCTTGCTGTCAGGGGACTTATGTTCTTTGGAAACTTTTGAATGCTgacctaaaaaataaatgattctttGAGAAATCATTCAAACCACTGGCTACAGACGGATTCGTGAAATTCGGCATATAATACAGACATTTCAAAACAGTATTGACATCACAACACTCCTTATAAAGTTAGACCCTTGATAACACAGCGTTAACATTTTTGTCCCCTTATAAAAACTGAGTCATTTTTTCCTTGTACTTGGCCCAGATTTTAGTGATCTTTTTTGTACAtaccttaaaattattacagtTGGTGCCCTTTTTGTAGTAGTTCACGGTCTTTTGTATTGAATCATTTAGGCGTCCTCTTATTGCACTCCGTAGGTACATACAAGCCTCTAAGTTAGAcagagatatatttttttcaaatcttagTCTGCAGGTAGTTTAGTCAGTTTAGCTAGCTGGACACTGTTGAAACAAAAATtctcaataaaactataatttaaaatacatatctaatgtcaaaaatactaaaaaagaACCAATCTGGTCCTTTTATCTGCGAGTACAAACAAAATCTCAACACCAAAAAAACACTAATCAAAAATGTTTGCACAAGTGACTAACAGAACGTGTTTCCCAAACTTCCTCTTTCAGTTGATCACAAACCCTGAGCAGCAGTTGCAAGGGGTGGACGGCCCCTGCTCCAGCTCTTCGCTTTACTGACACCCGGCCCACGGGAAGATGACCAGGAGGTCCCTGGACTCCCTGTCGTCCGACGGCTCACCAGCCATCGCCTGGATGTAAGACCACCCGACTGAACTGTTCCCATTCAAGAACGTTTAGTGTTCCACGTGAACGACCATCATGTATATAGAAGTGTCGAGTGCTTGTAATGAACTCATTAACCCCTAAGTTCCGCATGAGGTATATCCAGCCTTGACTCCCACTTGTTGATATTGTAAGTAAACGCTTATGCTTATAGTTAGATCGAGGAGTTTCGGGTTCCGTGTATTGTTGCTTGCTAATACGGAGATTGACTAGGGATTGTAACACTTACCAACTCTAACAGGCTATACGCACATTTAAAAGAGAATCATTATATAAATCTCttctaataaaatgaaaataatagcaATGGTGGAGTTGCTTACAAGATATGGGAGGTTTACTAAACTTATTCACAAGGCTTGATCAATATAAGAAGCtgaaacagttttcttattataagggctaaaataattaagtaaacaaGTGACATACGACGGACTCGGAATATtccagaaaataaaaacataagacTAGTTATCGATAGCGATGTAAAGAtataaactaaactaataaaagtTGTTATAAGCGCATTTAtatgatttgtatttattaaatgtggAATTTAGATAAATATGCGCAATAAGTTGATGTTAAacgaaatatatatttatattcatttgttaattaatacatGTAGGACGTGTAAGTTGATTTAATAAAGACAGAATTATCGCATTATGTTTGAAAACATATCGttttataagtataatattGACTGTTAACAACGGCCgtaacaatttttataattatctacTTTAACTAATGTACCTGATTGTTGGTTTTGTTTATAAGTGAATTCAATGCATTCTGTTTTACTTTATTGAATATACTAGCGAGATATTAGGCTTACTAAATGTCATGctaaaatttaataatacagTTATTTCTAAAAGCAATCGATGAATGTGGAAGATAGAAAATGCCTAAAATGTATCGTTGGTCAGAGttgttacctatattttatacagCCGTGATGTTACAAAATAACTGTATTATTGAGTTTTTCGATAAAACATGTACATTTTAAGGTAACATAGGTATGGAGTGGTTGCAATGTGGCTCCGGCCAGGCCTTATAGTTCAGGAAACTGGGACACGGAAGAGTGTGATGAATGAAGTATagacaaaacattttgtactcgtaataatgtaaataaatagttcgaGAAATAGTTAATTTAGTGTTCGCTTGCTGATATTGGCTGTCTTGAACTGTCTGCTTCAAATAATTGTTTAACTTCTCAAAGCTAGATGATAGTTTTAGAAAGAATTGTCATACGTCTTCCATCTTGAACGTCCACgctttgaattgtataattatttttgctgCTCTTCTTTTTGATctcagtgttttatttttcgatTTGCTGCTACAGTATTACATAGATTAGTTACTGATTTATATCTTTTGATGTTCTCTTTTAAGAAAGTTTCCTGAATAATTAGATGtcctttaagtttatttttcgtTATACTATCGGACGACAGAGCAAATCTTTTCGCTTTATGAATGTCTATATCTCAAAGTCCAGCATAAGCAGTTTTCTTGTAACTTAAGCAAGCGACTGTttcgtacaaataaataattttaatggaaagTTACAAAGACAAGACATGTATGAAAATCTGAAATGTAATGTTTAGTGAGGACTGTCAAATGGAAAGATAAGCAGAATGTCTTAGGTTTGTACTAATCGACAGAAAACTCACTGATAGTTTTGAATTTATAAGATAAATGCTAGATAGGATAATTGAATCTAATTATCTTTTCATCTTCCTGTCTTTAACTATTTATTCTTCAATGTAACAGCGTGAGAGAGTTTTCTGAAAAAGGCATTACTGATAAACGTCACCGGCAGTCAGTATTTTCAGTGAGTGAAACCTGTTTCAGTGTCAATACAGCTACTGAACTCCATCTTCTATAGCTATTCTATACATAGCGTAATTTCAGATTCTATGAATATCTTCACTGGACTGATACATACTAAAACTCATGTGTAAACTATTCCTAACGGTGATTGAGACTAACCGAATGTTTCTATGTAATAAAGACATCTAAATGTGAGCTTTCAATGTTTTAAATACGTAATCATGGTACGAGAGAATTGACAAATGATACTCGatgagttttctttttaatggaAAGGAGCAGACAGTGAAAGGCATCAATGAAAAAAATTCGATCAAATTATGTAATCGTGA
It encodes:
- the LOC110382309 gene encoding uncharacterized protein LOC110382309 isoform X1 → MEVVLPLAVVCVLVSAAPNATRARRPDDLPDEPVLPEDDDELHRLEYYDEERINISEKGMYLGSPCEFTCNPKLMHVYCDPTTTTCQCDPKHPVSVGVAQGCAKAKKLGEQCFYRETCKAFDTHASCVQVNHNAYCQCDAGYHQTSHTRPTSRIFCTEDLVLLTADMPTLLGVASGIFVLGGLLCMVLHLYTKARYHPTHLADARLTPPCLYSLNDTGGTLSATRASSRASSRSGCTSGTLEAETSSRRASRRGVAVSASRAGAARTAAILLISRHLRAVRRDGGAHPPKCAAKGSRRPSLTSVQSSSSSIRSYSARRWEREREQKERRQMSMRLAQLHDKMAAGRDVPKHAPTPSPRSPNNSTDGLLPSVCEIRELITNPEQQLQGVDGPCSSSSLY
- the LOC110382309 gene encoding uncharacterized protein LOC110382309 isoform X3 → MEVVLPLAVVCVLVSAAPNATRARRPDDLPDEPVLPEDDDELHRLEYYDEERINISEKGMYLGSPCEFTCNPKLMHVYCDPTTTTCQCDPKHPVSVGVAQGCAKAKKLGEQCFYRETCKAFDTHASCVQVNHNAYCQCDAGYHQTSHTRPTSRIFCTEDLVLLTADMPTLLGVASGIFVLGGLLCMVLHLYTKARYHPTHLADARLTPPCLYSLNDTGGTLSATRASSRASSRSGCTSGTLEAETSSRRASRRGVAVSASRAGSRRPSLTSVQSSSSSIRSYSARRWEREREQKERRQMSMRLAQLHDKMAAGRDVPKHAPTPSPRSPNNSTDGLLPSVCEIRELITNPEQQLQGVDGPCSSSSLY
- the LOC110382309 gene encoding uncharacterized protein LOC110382309 isoform X2; translation: MEVVLPLAVVCVLVSAAPNATRARRPDDLPDEPVLPEDDDELHRLEYYDEERINISEKGMYLGSPCEFTCNPKLMHVYCDPTTTTCQCDPKHPVSVGVAQGCAKAKKLGEQCFYRETCKAFDTHASCVQVNHNAYCQCDAGYHQTSHTRPTSRIFCTEDLVLLTADMPTLLGVASGIFVLGGLLCMVLHLYTKARYHPTHLADARLTPPCLYSLNDTGGTLSATRASSRASSRSGCTSGTLEAETSSRRASRRGVAVSASRAGAARTAAILLISRHLRAVRRDGGAHPPKCAAKGSRRPSLTSVQSSSSSIRSYSARRWEREREQKERRQMSMRLAQLHDKMAAGRDVPKHAPTPSPRSPNNSTDGLLPSLITNPEQQLQGVDGPCSSSSLY
- the LOC110382309 gene encoding uncharacterized protein LOC110382309 isoform X4, with translation MEVVLPLAVVCVLVSAAPNATRARRPDDLPDEPVLPEDDDELHRLEYYDEERINISEKGMYLGSPCEFTCNPKLMHVYCDPTTTTCQCDPKHPVSVGVAQGCAKAKKLGEQCFYRETCKAFDTHASCVQVNHNAYCQCDAGYHQTSHTRPTSRIFCTEDLVLLTADMPTLLGVASGIFVLGGLLCMVLHLYTKARYHPTHLADARLTPPCLYSLNDTGGTLSATRASSRASSRSGCTSGTLEAETSSRRASRRGVAVSASRAGAARTAAILLISRHLRAVRRDGGAHPPKCAAKGDLDNVRDVQV